From Amycolatopsis sp. WQ 127309:
CTCGCCCCACGGGTGCATCGCCAGCGAGAACGTCGCCCAGTGGACCGGGACCAGCAGCTTCGCCCGGACGTCGAGGCCCGCCGCCACGCCTTCCTCCGGCGTCATGTGGATGTCCGGCCACTGCGGGGCGTACGCGCCGATCTGGACCAGGGCGACGTCGAAGGGGCCGTGTTCCGCGCCGATGCTCGCGAAGCCGTCGAAGTAGCCCGTGTCGCCGGTGTAGAAGACCCGGTGCTCCGGGCCGAGCAGGGCCCAGGACGTCCACAGCGTGTCGTCGTTCGTGATGCCGCGGCCGGAGAAGTGCTGGGCCGGCGTCGAGATGAACCGGACGCCGGCCACCGTCGCCTCTTCGTGCCAGTCCAGCTCGATGATCCGGTCGGCCGGGACGTGCCAGCGCTCCAGGTGCGCGCCGACGCCCAGCGGTACCAGGAACGGCGCCGCGGTCGACGTCATCAGCGAGCGGATCGTCGCCAGGTCGAGGTGGTCGTAGTGGTCGTGCGAGATGACGACGGCGTCCACCCGGCCGACCCCGGACAGCGGCACCGGCGGCTCGTGCAGCCGCCGCGGGCCGGCGAACGTCGCCGGCGAGACGCGGTCGCTCCAGACCGGGTCGAGCAGCACGCGGGCGCCGTCGAGCTCCACCAGCGTCGAGGCGTGGCCGTACCAGGTCAGGTGCAGGCCCTCGGCCGTCTCGACCGGCGCCGCCTTCACCAACGGGATCGCACCGGCCGGTTTGCGCAGCTCACGGTCGGTGCCGAAGAACATCTCGCGGAAGATGGTGCTCATCGACGCCGCGGTCATCGGGTGCCGCGGTGCGACGTTGCGGAACACCTTGCCGTCGAACTGCGGCGAGCGGCGGACCCGCTCGGCACGGGCGCCGGCGGCCTTCGCACCGAACGCCGCCGGCAGGTCACGCAAGGCCGCGATCTTCTTCCTCATGTCCTTGAGTCTACGAACGGTTCCTGAGAGGCGCCCCAGCTTCATGCAGGTGGGTGAGGGCCTGCCGGTAGGACTCGACCAGGCTCGTCTGCAGGTACGGGATGCCCAGCTCGGCGCAGTACCCCTGGACGATCGGCTGCGCCTGGCGCAGGTGCCGCGACGGCATGCTCGGGAACAGGTGGTGCTCGATCTGGTAGTTGAGGCCGCCGAGGGCGACGTCGACGACCGCGCCGCCGCGGACGTTGCGGGAGGTCAGCACCTGCTTGCGCAGGAAGTCCAGCTCCGGGCGCCCGGTGAGCGTCGGCATGCCCTTGTGGTTGGGCGCGAAGATCGATCCCATGTAGACACCCCACAGTCCTTGGTGGACGGCGAAGAACAGCAACGCCATGCCCGGCGACAGCACCGTGATCAATGCACTGAAGTAGACGGCGAAGTGCAGCGCGAGCAAGGCGGCCTCGACGCCGCGGTGGCGCAGGCCCGGCTTGCGCACCGCGCGGATGCCGGACCAGTGCAGGTTCAGCCCTTCGAGGGTGAGCAGCGGGAAGAACAGGAACGCCTGGTAGCGCCCGATGAACCGGGGTACGCCGCGGCTGGCGCGGGCCTGGTCCTTCGACCACACCAGGATGTCCGGGTCGACGTCGGGGTCGAGCTCCTCGTGGTTCGGGTTGGCGTGGTGGCGGGTGTGCTTGTCCATCCACCAGCCGTAGCTCATGCCGACGCCGAGGTTGCCCGCGATCATCCCGGCGATCTCGGTCGGCCGCCGGCGCCGGAACACCTGCTTGTGCGCGAGGTCGTGGGAGAGCAGCGCGATCTGGCCGAACATCACGGCCTGGAACGCGGCGACGGCCAGCTGCCACCACGAGTTCCCGAGGAAGGCGAAGGCGACCCAGCCGGCGGCGAACAGCGTGGTCACGACGGCGATCCGGGCGGTGTAGTAACCGGGCCGGCGCCTCATCAGGCCGGCGGCGGAGATGCGGTGGCTCAGCCGGGCGAAGTCGCTGCCGGTGTGCACGAGGTTGTCTGTGGTCACGCCCCCGAGTCTTCGCGCGGACACCACCGACCGGAATCCTGCGCGCCGGTGGGCACTTCGGGGGGCCAGCCCTACCGGCCGGTCTGGTAGGCCGAAAAGCCGTGAAGGCCTCCTTCCCGGCTCTTATGGCCGGTAAGGAGGCCTTCACGGCTTTGGGCGAGCCCGGGGGAGGTGGTGGTGGGGGGCGTCGAAGAGGTGGGACGACGAGTGCGCGCGCTTGAAGTAGCGGTGGGCCGGGTGTTCCCAGGTGATCGCGATGCCGCCGTGCAGCTGGATCATCTCCGCCGCGACCTCGGACAGCACCTCGGAGCAGTGCACCTTGGCGACCGCCGGCAGGTCCGCGTAGGCCGCCGAGCGGGCCGTCTCGACCAGGACGTGCAGGTCGGCCATGCGGTGCTTGAGCGCCTGGAAGCTCCCGATCGGGCGGCCGAACTGGTGGCGTTGCCGGGTGTACTCGACGGTCAGTTCGAGCGCTCGCGCCGCCGCGCCGGTCTGCTCGGCGGCGAGGACCAGGCACGCGAAGTCCCGAAGCGGGCCGGGATCCAGCGGGCCGAGCCGGCGTGCGGGCGCGTGGTCGAACGTCACGGTGGCGAAGTGCCGCGTCTCGTCGAGCGACGGGACGTGCTCGCGGACGGCGTCGGCGGGGTCCACTTCGTACAGTCCGTCTCCGGTGACGGCCAGCAGGATCGACGCGGTGTCGCCGTCCAGGACGTAGTGTGCGCGTCCGTCCACAGTCGACAAATCACCTCGGCACGCGGCGGCCTCCCAGCGGCCGTCTTCGCCGGTCCAGGCCAGCGCCGCGACGGCACCCTCGGCGAGCCGGGGGAGCAGCCGCTCGTCTCCCGTGGCGAGCACGGCCTGGGTGGCGACGGCCGAGCCGAGGAACGGGACGTCCGAGAGCACCCGGCCGAGTTCTTCGGCGACGATCCGGAGTTCGGTGAGCCCGGCGCCGAGCCCGCCGTGCTCCTCGGGGATCGCCAGGGCGGGGACGCCGATGTCGACGAGGGCCGGCCACGGCGTGGCTTCCCGTTCCAGGAGCTTCCGGACGGTGGCGCGGAGTTCGTCCTGCTCGGGCGTCATCCGACGGCCGCCAGGACGCGCCGCCGGTGC
This genomic window contains:
- a CDS encoding acyl-CoA dehydrogenase family protein; translation: MTPEQDELRATVRKLLEREATPWPALVDIGVPALAIPEEHGGLGAGLTELRIVAEELGRVLSDVPFLGSAVATQAVLATGDERLLPRLAEGAVAALAWTGEDGRWEAAACRGDLSTVDGRAHYVLDGDTASILLAVTGDGLYEVDPADAVREHVPSLDETRHFATVTFDHAPARRLGPLDPGPLRDFACLVLAAEQTGAAARALELTVEYTRQRHQFGRPIGSFQALKHRMADLHVLVETARSAAYADLPAVAKVHCSEVLSEVAAEMIQLHGGIAITWEHPAHRYFKRAHSSSHLFDAPHHHLPRARPKP
- a CDS encoding MBL fold metallo-hydrolase — translated: MRKKIAALRDLPAAFGAKAAGARAERVRRSPQFDGKVFRNVAPRHPMTAASMSTIFREMFFGTDRELRKPAGAIPLVKAAPVETAEGLHLTWYGHASTLVELDGARVLLDPVWSDRVSPATFAGPRRLHEPPVPLSGVGRVDAVVISHDHYDHLDLATIRSLMTSTAAPFLVPLGVGAHLERWHVPADRIIELDWHEEATVAGVRFISTPAQHFSGRGITNDDTLWTSWALLGPEHRVFYTGDTGYFDGFASIGAEHGPFDVALVQIGAYAPQWPDIHMTPEEGVAAGLDVRAKLLVPVHWATFSLAMHPWGEPADRVWTEAKAADIPLAIPRPGERVDVGEPPAVDGWWQAL
- a CDS encoding acyl-CoA desaturase: MTTDNLVHTGSDFARLSHRISAAGLMRRRPGYYTARIAVVTTLFAAGWVAFAFLGNSWWQLAVAAFQAVMFGQIALLSHDLAHKQVFRRRRPTEIAGMIAGNLGVGMSYGWWMDKHTRHHANPNHEELDPDVDPDILVWSKDQARASRGVPRFIGRYQAFLFFPLLTLEGLNLHWSGIRAVRKPGLRHRGVEAALLALHFAVYFSALITVLSPGMALLFFAVHQGLWGVYMGSIFAPNHKGMPTLTGRPELDFLRKQVLTSRNVRGGAVVDVALGGLNYQIEHHLFPSMPSRHLRQAQPIVQGYCAELGIPYLQTSLVESYRQALTHLHEAGAPLRNRS